A single Chryseobacterium sp. DNA region contains:
- a CDS encoding DUF6624 domain-containing protein: MDSKFSKELIDLANHDVLIREELAARGALSGGYHPEMEKVHQNNAKRLRDIINEIGFPTISKVGEQASNSAWLIIQHSIGEPEFMKECYKMMEENGADINLTNKAYLYDRIQVFQSKPQKYGTQLTAERKLYPVENKEILNRERKKVHLPLLSLKEINSIPNPEDIPEIDEPESEYTIWRKKVGWL; the protein is encoded by the coding sequence ATGGATTCAAAATTTTCAAAAGAATTAATAGACCTTGCCAACCATGATGTGTTGATAAGAGAAGAACTGGCTGCAAGAGGAGCCCTTTCAGGAGGATATCATCCCGAAATGGAAAAGGTTCATCAAAACAATGCAAAACGGCTCCGGGATATTATAAACGAAATTGGATTTCCTACTATTTCCAAGGTAGGAGAACAGGCCAGTAATTCCGCCTGGCTGATTATCCAGCATTCCATTGGAGAACCGGAGTTTATGAAAGAATGTTATAAAATGATGGAAGAGAACGGGGCTGACATTAATCTTACGAACAAAGCCTATTTATATGACCGGATCCAGGTATTTCAAAGTAAACCTCAAAAATATGGTACCCAGCTTACTGCAGAAAGAAAGCTGTATCCTGTGGAAAATAAAGAAATCTTAAACCGGGAGCGTAAAAAGGTACACCTGCCTTTATTGTCCCTCAAAGAAATCAACAGCATTCCCAACCCTGAAGATATTCCGGAAATAGACGAACCGGAAAGTGAGTATACAATCTGGCGGAAAAAAGTAGGCTGGCTATAA
- a CDS encoding nuclear transport factor 2 family protein: protein MDNTTNNVAEQFIQYLNEENFDGAKSCLDPEFKFTGVLGSRETASVYMEDMKKMKFKYRILQTFTAGEDVCFWYDIDMGEKNIPASGWYQVRDGKIRSLKVLFDPRPLLENQ, encoded by the coding sequence ATGGATAACACAACCAATAACGTAGCAGAACAGTTTATTCAGTACCTGAATGAAGAAAATTTTGACGGAGCCAAGAGCTGCCTTGATCCTGAATTTAAATTTACAGGAGTACTGGGAAGCAGGGAGACTGCTTCGGTGTATATGGAGGATATGAAGAAGATGAAGTTTAAATACCGGATTCTTCAAACATTCACAGCCGGTGAGGATGTCTGTTTCTGGTATGATATCGATATGGGAGAAAAAAATATTCCGGCTTCCGGCTGGTATCAGGTGAGAGATGGAAAGATCCGTTCATTAAAAGTGCTTTTTGATCCGAGACCTTTATTAGAAAATCAATAA
- a CDS encoding S41 family peptidase encodes MKGSFFVYWASKKITMTKQFVVPLLLMMNAANAQITLVLKPGDTLQYTPKSQKPAWVTVQSNAANLAVSLFKNGKKIKEQDESRGIKSAERFYYTPEKGQKYECKIWAKSYVEKTGTAQVSIAESKNWSAIKEPISSARFLEDLHVFRSIREQANSGLYVYRNKQQIDSIYHWAEGEAVKSRHIFDFYKIIAKLTDFEGSCHNFTDLPNHASYYLTRKSEYLPVTLKNIDGRLLQNSKDTAIPLAAEILSINGIDSQQMISRFSQYYSSDGHSLPYKETAGFEKGMLDKFYMEFGTHKNYNITYQWKGQAHQVTLPGISLEEAKKLQESRYSASFNKKTDEKYSLHKMGDDMYRLSLRTFDFAGDKTDPAYKKFSDFLDRMMQTLENEKIKHLIIDLRGNGGGAGALYEKVFSYLTQRPFRDSHYAYTQFNETPLKEKLVITPLFISNGVTDGSGVDGYLKQLYPKEIQGKFYWADDKNPLILPNQKTFAGQLYLLIDENVASAGSHLASLIKSYTHAIVIGKETNGGYYEHNGHLPFVYELPNTGIQTGFSIVHVIQDAQILKDQERGSGVIPHIKIQQTDQEFLDQTDVYLKKVAEIKKH; translated from the coding sequence ATGAAGGGCAGTTTCTTCGTATATTGGGCATCCAAAAAAATAACGATGACCAAACAGTTTGTAGTCCCTTTGCTTTTGATGATGAATGCCGCGAATGCGCAGATCACTTTAGTATTGAAACCGGGAGATACTTTACAATATACACCGAAGTCTCAGAAACCAGCCTGGGTTACGGTTCAGTCTAATGCAGCGAATCTCGCAGTATCATTGTTCAAAAATGGAAAAAAGATAAAAGAACAGGACGAATCAAGAGGGATCAAAAGTGCTGAGCGATTCTATTATACTCCGGAGAAAGGCCAGAAATATGAATGTAAAATATGGGCGAAATCTTACGTTGAAAAGACTGGAACAGCTCAGGTTTCCATCGCAGAGTCTAAGAACTGGTCTGCAATAAAGGAGCCAATCAGTTCTGCCCGGTTTCTGGAAGACCTTCATGTTTTCCGTTCGATAAGAGAGCAGGCCAATTCAGGGTTATATGTCTACAGAAATAAACAGCAGATAGACAGTATTTACCATTGGGCAGAAGGAGAAGCCGTGAAGAGCCGTCATATTTTTGATTTCTATAAAATCATAGCTAAACTTACTGATTTTGAAGGGAGCTGTCATAATTTTACAGATCTTCCCAATCATGCCTCGTATTATTTGACCCGGAAATCAGAATATTTACCGGTCACTCTGAAAAATATAGACGGAAGGCTGCTGCAGAATTCAAAAGACACGGCGATTCCTTTGGCTGCCGAAATTTTATCAATTAACGGAATTGACTCCCAGCAGATGATCAGCCGTTTTTCGCAGTATTATTCTTCTGATGGCCATTCTCTACCTTATAAGGAAACAGCCGGATTTGAAAAAGGAATGCTGGACAAGTTTTATATGGAGTTTGGAACCCACAAAAATTATAATATTACCTATCAATGGAAAGGTCAGGCACATCAGGTTACTTTACCGGGAATATCGTTAGAGGAAGCTAAAAAACTTCAGGAATCCCGATATTCAGCTTCATTCAATAAAAAAACAGATGAAAAATACAGCCTGCATAAAATGGGGGATGACATGTACCGTTTATCATTAAGAACTTTTGACTTTGCCGGAGATAAAACAGATCCGGCTTACAAAAAATTCAGTGACTTTCTGGATAGAATGATGCAAACGCTTGAAAATGAAAAAATAAAACATTTGATTATTGATTTGAGAGGTAATGGAGGAGGTGCCGGGGCCCTGTATGAAAAGGTTTTTTCCTACCTTACCCAACGCCCTTTTCGCGACAGCCACTATGCCTATACCCAATTCAACGAAACCCCTTTGAAGGAAAAGTTGGTGATTACTCCTCTTTTTATTTCCAATGGAGTGACAGACGGAAGTGGGGTAGATGGTTACCTTAAACAGCTTTATCCGAAAGAGATCCAGGGAAAGTTTTATTGGGCTGATGATAAAAACCCTCTGATCTTACCGAACCAGAAAACGTTTGCAGGCCAGCTCTACCTGTTGATTGATGAAAATGTAGCTTCTGCCGGATCCCATTTGGCTTCCCTGATAAAATCTTATACCCATGCCATCGTTATCGGGAAAGAAACGAATGGAGGCTATTATGAACATAACGGTCACCTTCCGTTTGTGTATGAGCTCCCTAATACAGGAATTCAGACGGGCTTTTCTATTGTGCATGTCATACAGGATGCGCAAATCCTTAAGGATCAGGAAAGAGGGAGCGGCGTTATTCCCCATATTAAAATTCAGCAGACCGACCAGGAGTTCCTGGATCAGACTGATGTTTATCTTAAAAAAGTAGCTGAAATTAAAAAACATTAA